In Bacillus toyonensis BCT-7112, a single window of DNA contains:
- a CDS encoding class II fructose-bisphosphate aldolase, whose product MPLVSMKEMLNKALEGKYAVGQFNMNNLEWTQAILAAAEEEKSPVILGVSEGAARHMTGFKTVVAMVKALIEEMNITVPVAIHLDHGSSFEKCKEAIDAGFTSVMIDASHHPFEENVETTKKVVEYAHARNVSVEAELGTVGGQEDDIIAEGVIYADPAECKHLVEATGIDCLAPALGSVHGPYKGEPNLGFAEMEQVRDFTGVPLVLHGGTGIPTADIVKAISLGTSKINVNTENQIEFTKAVREALNKDQEVYDPRKYIGPGREAIKATVAGKIREFGSNGKA is encoded by the coding sequence ATGCCTTTAGTTTCTATGAAAGAAATGCTAAACAAAGCACTAGAAGGAAAATACGCAGTTGGTCAATTCAACATGAACAACTTAGAGTGGACTCAAGCTATCTTAGCTGCTGCGGAAGAAGAAAAATCTCCTGTAATCCTAGGTGTATCTGAGGGTGCAGCTCGTCATATGACTGGTTTCAAAACAGTTGTAGCTATGGTTAAAGCTTTAATCGAAGAAATGAACATTACTGTTCCTGTAGCGATTCACCTTGACCATGGTTCAAGCTTCGAAAAATGTAAAGAAGCAATCGATGCAGGTTTCACATCTGTAATGATTGACGCTTCTCACCACCCATTCGAAGAAAACGTTGAAACTACTAAAAAAGTGGTAGAATACGCACACGCTCGTAACGTATCTGTTGAAGCTGAGCTTGGAACAGTTGGCGGACAAGAAGATGATATCATCGCTGAAGGCGTAATTTACGCTGATCCTGCAGAGTGTAAGCACCTTGTTGAAGCAACTGGCATCGACTGCCTAGCTCCAGCTTTAGGTTCTGTACACGGTCCTTACAAAGGTGAGCCTAACTTAGGATTCGCAGAAATGGAGCAAGTTCGCGACTTCACTGGCGTACCTTTAGTATTACACGGTGGTACTGGTATCCCAACTGCTGATATCGTAAAAGCTATTTCTTTAGGTACTTCAAAAATTAACGTAAACACTGAGAACCAAATTGAGTTTACAAAAGCTGTTCGTGAAGCATTAAACAAAGATCAAGAAGTTTACGATCCTCGTAAATATATTGGACCTGGCCGCGAAGCTATCAAAGCAACTGTTGCTGGTAAAATTCGCGAATTCGGTTCTAACGGTAAAGCGTAA
- the glpX gene encoding class II fructose-bisphosphatase codes for MERSLSMELVRVTEAAALSSARWMGRGKKDEADGAATSAMRDVFDTIPMKGTVVIGEGEMDEAPMLYIGEKLGTGYGPRVDVAVDPLEGTNIVAAGGWNALAVIAIADHGNLLHAPDMYMDKIAVGPEAVGAVDIDAPIIDNLRAVAKAKNKDIEDVVATVLNRPRHQAIIEEIRKAGARIKLINDGDVAGAINTAFDRTGVDILFGSGGAPEGVLAAVALKCLGGEIHGKLLPQNEAELARCKKMGIEDINRILRMEDLVKGDDAIFAATGVTDGELLRGVQFKGSVGTTQSLVMRAKSGTVRFVDGRHSLNKKPNLVIK; via the coding sequence GTGGAAAGAAGTTTATCTATGGAGTTAGTACGTGTAACAGAGGCTGCAGCATTATCATCAGCGCGTTGGATGGGACGCGGGAAAAAGGATGAAGCAGACGGTGCAGCAACGTCAGCTATGCGTGATGTATTTGATACAATTCCGATGAAAGGTACAGTTGTAATTGGTGAAGGTGAGATGGATGAAGCGCCAATGCTGTATATCGGAGAGAAATTAGGTACAGGGTATGGCCCGCGCGTAGACGTTGCAGTTGATCCTTTAGAAGGGACAAACATTGTAGCAGCTGGCGGATGGAATGCACTTGCCGTTATTGCAATTGCAGATCATGGTAATTTGTTACATGCTCCTGACATGTACATGGATAAAATCGCGGTTGGTCCAGAAGCAGTTGGAGCCGTTGATATTGATGCACCTATTATTGATAACTTACGTGCAGTTGCGAAAGCAAAAAACAAGGATATTGAAGATGTTGTAGCAACAGTTTTAAACCGTCCACGTCATCAAGCAATTATCGAAGAAATTCGTAAAGCTGGTGCTCGTATTAAATTGATTAACGATGGAGATGTAGCTGGAGCAATCAATACAGCATTTGACCGTACAGGTGTAGATATTTTATTCGGTTCTGGTGGGGCTCCTGAAGGAGTATTAGCAGCTGTCGCATTAAAATGTTTAGGTGGAGAAATCCACGGAAAGCTTCTTCCTCAAAATGAAGCTGAATTAGCTCGTTGTAAAAAAATGGGTATTGAAGATATAAATCGTATCCTTCGTATGGAAGACTTAGTAAAGGGTGACGATGCAATCTTTGCAGCAACAGGTGTAACAGACGGAGAATTGTTACGAGGCGTTCAATTTAAAGGTAGCGTTGGAACAACACAATCTCTTGTTATGCGTGCAAAATCAGGTACAGTACGTTTCGTAGACGGACGCCATAGTTTAAATAAAAAACCGAACTTGGTTATTAAATAA
- the pyrG gene encoding CTP synthase — MTKYIFVTGGVVSSLGKGITAASLGRLLKNRGLNVTIQKFDPYINVDPGTMSPYQHGEVFVTDDGAETDLDLGHYERFIDINLNKYSNVTTGKIYSSVLQKERRGEYLGGTVQVIPHITNEIKERVYRSGRETNADVVITEIGGTVGDIESLPFLEAIRQIKSDIGRDNVMYIHCTLIPYLKAAGEMKTKPTQHSVKELRSLGIQPNIIVVRTELPVSQDMKDKLALFCDIDTKAVIEARDADTLYAVPLSLQEQNMDQIVCDHLKLDNPAADMTEWTALVDKVRNLSKKTKIALVGKYVELQDAYISVVEALRHAGYSFDTDVEVKWVNAEHVTAENVKELVGDTDGILVPGGFGDRGVEGKIVAIQYARENKVPFLGICLGMQLASIEFARNVLGLEGANSSEINPDTPYAIIDLLPEQKDVEDLGGTLRLGLYPCKLSEETNAYRAYSEPVVYERHRHRYEFNNQFRPDMEKAGFVFSGTSPDGRLVEIIELKDHPWFVAAQFHPELVSRPNRPQPLFHDFVSASITNKESK, encoded by the coding sequence TTTTTGTAACAGGCGGTGTAGTATCGTCTTTAGGTAAAGGTATTACAGCAGCATCTCTTGGAAGACTTTTAAAAAATCGTGGTTTAAACGTAACGATTCAAAAGTTTGATCCGTACATTAACGTAGACCCAGGGACTATGAGCCCATACCAACACGGTGAGGTATTCGTAACAGATGATGGTGCAGAAACGGACTTAGACCTTGGTCACTATGAACGTTTTATCGACATCAACTTAAACAAATACAGCAACGTAACAACAGGTAAAATTTACTCTTCAGTTCTTCAAAAAGAGCGTCGTGGTGAATATCTAGGAGGAACAGTTCAAGTTATTCCTCACATTACTAACGAAATTAAAGAACGTGTATATCGTTCTGGTCGCGAAACAAATGCGGACGTTGTTATTACAGAAATCGGTGGAACTGTTGGTGATATCGAGTCTCTACCATTCTTAGAAGCAATCCGTCAAATTAAGAGCGACATCGGTCGTGACAATGTAATGTACATTCATTGTACGTTAATCCCGTACTTAAAAGCAGCGGGTGAAATGAAAACAAAACCAACGCAACATAGCGTTAAAGAGCTTCGTAGCTTAGGTATTCAACCAAATATTATCGTTGTTCGTACAGAACTGCCTGTTTCTCAAGATATGAAAGACAAGCTTGCATTATTCTGTGACATCGATACAAAAGCAGTTATCGAAGCACGCGATGCAGATACTTTATACGCGGTTCCATTATCTCTTCAAGAGCAAAACATGGACCAAATCGTTTGCGATCACTTAAAATTAGACAATCCAGCTGCAGATATGACAGAGTGGACTGCGCTAGTTGATAAAGTACGTAACCTTTCTAAGAAAACAAAAATCGCTCTTGTTGGTAAATACGTAGAGCTTCAAGATGCATATATTTCTGTTGTAGAAGCACTTCGTCATGCAGGTTATTCATTCGACACAGATGTAGAAGTGAAATGGGTAAACGCTGAGCACGTAACAGCAGAGAACGTAAAAGAATTAGTTGGTGACACAGATGGTATTCTTGTGCCAGGTGGTTTTGGAGATCGTGGTGTAGAAGGTAAAATCGTTGCAATTCAATATGCTCGTGAAAACAAAGTTCCATTCTTAGGAATTTGCTTAGGTATGCAACTTGCATCAATCGAATTTGCACGTAACGTATTAGGATTAGAAGGAGCTAACTCTTCTGAAATTAATCCTGACACACCTTATGCAATCATCGACTTATTACCAGAGCAAAAAGATGTAGAAGACTTAGGTGGTACACTTCGTCTTGGTCTATACCCATGTAAGCTTTCTGAAGAAACGAATGCTTATAGAGCTTACAGTGAGCCGGTTGTATATGAGCGTCATCGTCATCGTTATGAGTTCAACAATCAATTCCGTCCGGATATGGAAAAAGCAGGATTTGTATTCTCTGGTACAAGCCCAGACGGTCGCCTAGTTGAAATCATTGAATTAAAAGATCATCCTTGGTTCGTGGCAGCACAGTTCCACCCAGAACTTGTATCTCGTCCAAACCGTCCACAACCATTGTTCCATGATTTCGTAAGTGCTTCTATTACGAATAAAGAGAGCAAGTAA
- the spo0F gene encoding sporulation initiation phosphotransferase Spo0F has translation MEGKILIVDDQYGIRVLLHEVFQKEGYQTFQAANGFQALDIVKKDNPDLVVLDMKIPGMDGIEILKHVKEIDESIKVILMTAYGELDMIQEAKDLGALMHFAKPFDIDEIRQAVRNELAVEA, from the coding sequence ATGGAAGGGAAAATTTTAATCGTTGATGATCAATATGGCATTCGTGTGTTATTACATGAAGTGTTCCAAAAAGAAGGTTATCAGACGTTCCAAGCAGCGAATGGATTTCAAGCTTTAGATATCGTGAAAAAAGATAATCCAGATTTAGTTGTGTTAGATATGAAAATTCCAGGTATGGATGGTATAGAGATTTTAAAGCATGTAAAAGAAATTGATGAGAGTATTAAAGTAATTTTAATGACTGCTTATGGAGAGCTTGATATGATCCAAGAGGCAAAAGATTTAGGAGCTTTAATGCACTTTGCTAAACCATTTGATATTGATGAAATTCGTCAAGCGGTGAGAAATGAGCTTGCTGTAGAGGCGTAA
- a CDS encoding DUF2529 domain-containing protein codes for MLKIFSTQLSGYFSRVSQKEEMNIEDSARLLAQALVGDGFIYLHGTNEMDGVVAEALFGAEPMQQAKRLFENDTEAEVTSADRVLLISRFSTDEEAVNIAKKLQEEGHSIVGISAIQEGIESLEQYTDVHIDTKLLKGLIPDDEGNRYGFPSLMIALFAYHGLKFTIDEMLNEY; via the coding sequence ATGTTAAAAATTTTTTCGACTCAATTAAGTGGTTATTTCTCCAGAGTTTCTCAAAAAGAGGAAATGAATATAGAAGATAGCGCTCGTCTACTTGCTCAAGCATTAGTTGGCGATGGCTTCATTTATTTACATGGTACAAATGAAATGGATGGTGTTGTTGCTGAAGCACTATTCGGTGCTGAACCAATGCAGCAAGCGAAACGTTTATTTGAAAATGATACAGAAGCAGAAGTAACTTCTGCAGACCGTGTACTTCTTATTAGCCGTTTTTCAACAGATGAAGAAGCGGTAAATATTGCAAAAAAACTTCAAGAAGAAGGCCACTCTATCGTTGGAATCTCTGCTATTCAAGAAGGTATTGAATCACTGGAACAATATACAGATGTACATATTGATACAAAGCTGTTAAAAGGTCTTATTCCAGACGATGAAGGTAATCGCTACGGATTCCCAAGTTTAATGATAGCCTTATTTGCTTATCACGGATTGAAATTTACAATTGATGAAATGTTAAACGAATATTAA
- the prmC gene encoding peptide chain release factor N(5)-glutamine methyltransferase: MRVYEALKWASSFLQENGRDENAGELVLCHVLKTNRTGMLMNMREEITAEQEKSFAEFIHKHVEGIPIQYMLGYEMFYGRSFFVNEEVLIPRPETEELIVGVLERIERHFGNEKLHVADIGTGSGAISITLALENKNLHVYTVDIARESIEVAKENAKSLGAEVTFYHGDLLSPFYKIDQKLDVVVSNPPYIPEEDWRGLSPVVKEHEPKRALVGGEDGLDFYRRFMEELPNVLQKKAIVAFEIGVGQGEDVKELLQQAFPHAHVEVVFDINGKDRMVFAEME, translated from the coding sequence ATGCGTGTCTATGAAGCCCTGAAATGGGCTTCTTCTTTTTTACAGGAAAATGGACGAGATGAAAATGCGGGAGAGCTTGTCCTTTGTCATGTATTAAAGACGAACAGAACAGGAATGCTCATGAATATGCGTGAAGAGATAACCGCGGAACAAGAGAAAAGTTTTGCAGAATTTATCCACAAGCACGTGGAAGGTATTCCAATCCAATATATGCTCGGTTATGAAATGTTTTATGGACGCTCGTTTTTTGTGAATGAAGAGGTATTAATACCAAGGCCTGAAACGGAAGAGCTTATAGTAGGAGTGCTAGAGAGAATTGAGCGTCACTTTGGTAATGAGAAACTTCATGTAGCGGATATTGGTACAGGTAGTGGAGCAATTTCTATTACGCTCGCTTTAGAAAATAAAAATCTTCATGTGTATACGGTAGATATTGCACGAGAATCGATTGAAGTTGCAAAAGAAAATGCAAAATCTTTGGGTGCAGAAGTAACGTTCTATCACGGTGATTTATTGTCACCATTTTATAAAATAGATCAAAAGTTAGATGTTGTTGTTTCAAACCCTCCATATATACCAGAAGAGGATTGGCGTGGTCTTTCTCCTGTTGTGAAAGAGCATGAACCAAAGAGAGCACTTGTTGGCGGTGAAGATGGATTAGATTTCTATCGCCGTTTTATGGAAGAATTGCCGAACGTGTTGCAGAAGAAAGCAATTGTGGCATTTGAAATTGGAGTAGGGCAAGGTGAGGATGTAAAGGAATTGTTACAACAAGCCTTTCCGCATGCTCATGTTGAAGTTGTTTTTGATATTAACGGAAAAGATCGTATGGTATTTGCAGAGATGGAGTAA
- a CDS encoding thymidine kinase: MYLINQNGWIEVICGSMFSGKSEELIRRVRRTQFAKQHAIVFKPCIDNRYSEEDVVSHNGLKVKAVPVSASKDIFEHITEELDVIAIDEVQFFDGDIVEVVQVLANRGYRVIVAGLDQDFRGLPFGQVPQLMAIAEHVTKLQAVCSTCGSPASRTQRLIDGEPAAFNDPIILVGASESYEPRCRHCHAVPANKNK, encoded by the coding sequence ATGTACTTAATAAATCAAAATGGCTGGATTGAAGTGATTTGCGGTAGTATGTTTTCTGGTAAATCAGAAGAGCTAATCCGCCGTGTGCGCCGCACGCAATTTGCGAAACAACATGCAATTGTATTTAAACCATGTATTGATAATCGTTATAGTGAAGAAGATGTTGTATCACATAACGGATTAAAGGTAAAAGCAGTTCCTGTTTCAGCTTCAAAGGATATATTTGAACATATTACAGAAGAGTTGGATGTTATTGCAATCGATGAGGTGCAATTTTTTGATGGGGACATTGTGGAAGTGGTGCAAGTATTGGCAAATCGTGGCTATCGTGTCATTGTAGCTGGTTTAGACCAAGATTTCCGTGGTCTACCATTTGGACAAGTTCCTCAGCTGATGGCGATTGCTGAACACGTAACAAAACTACAAGCAGTATGTTCTACATGTGGATCTCCGGCAAGTCGTACACAACGATTAATTGATGGAGAGCCGGCGGCATTTAATGATCCGATTATTTTAGTTGGAGCTTCAGAATCGTACGAACCACGTTGTCGTCATTGTCATGCAGTTCCTGCAAACAAAAATAAGTAA
- the prfA gene encoding peptide chain release factor 1 has translation MLDRLQAVEDRYEKLNELLSDPEVISDTNKLREYSKEQSDMQETVEVYREYKDVREQLRDAKAMLEDKLDADMREMVKEEVSELEGQEKTLSERLKILLVPKDPNDDKNVIVEVRGAAGGDEAALFAGDLYRMYSRYAEVQGWKTEIIEASYTELGGYKEIIFMINGKGAFAKLKFENGAHRVQRVPETESGGRIHTSTATVAVLPEAEEVEITIHEKDVRVDTFASSGPGGQSVNTTMSAVRLTHLPTGVVVSCQDEKSQIKNKEKAMKVLRARVYDKFRQEAQAEYDQNRKQAVGTGDRSERIRTYNFPQNRVTDHRIGLTIQKLDQILQGKLDDFINALVMEDQAQKMEAAE, from the coding sequence GTGTTAGATCGTTTGCAAGCTGTAGAAGATCGTTATGAGAAGTTAAATGAATTGTTAAGTGACCCAGAGGTTATTAGCGATACAAATAAGCTTCGTGAGTATTCAAAAGAACAATCTGATATGCAAGAAACGGTAGAGGTGTACCGTGAGTATAAAGATGTTCGTGAGCAATTACGAGATGCAAAAGCAATGTTAGAAGATAAGTTAGACGCTGATATGCGTGAAATGGTTAAGGAAGAAGTCTCTGAATTAGAAGGACAAGAGAAAACATTATCAGAACGTCTGAAAATTTTACTTGTTCCAAAAGACCCTAATGATGATAAAAACGTTATCGTGGAGGTTCGTGGTGCTGCTGGTGGTGATGAGGCAGCTTTATTTGCTGGTGATTTATATCGTATGTATAGCCGTTATGCTGAGGTGCAAGGTTGGAAAACTGAAATTATCGAAGCGAGCTATACAGAGTTAGGTGGATATAAAGAGATTATCTTTATGATTAACGGTAAAGGTGCTTTCGCGAAGCTGAAATTCGAGAATGGTGCTCACCGTGTACAACGTGTTCCTGAAACGGAATCTGGTGGACGTATTCATACATCTACAGCAACTGTAGCTGTATTACCAGAGGCAGAAGAAGTAGAAATTACTATTCATGAAAAAGATGTTCGTGTTGATACATTTGCTTCTAGTGGTCCTGGTGGACAGAGCGTTAATACAACGATGTCAGCGGTACGTTTAACGCATTTACCGACTGGTGTAGTTGTATCTTGTCAGGATGAGAAATCACAGATTAAGAATAAAGAAAAAGCAATGAAAGTATTACGTGCACGTGTTTATGATAAATTCAGACAAGAAGCGCAAGCTGAGTACGATCAAAACCGTAAACAAGCTGTTGGTACGGGAGACCGTTCAGAGCGTATTCGTACGTATAACTTCCCGCAAAACCGTGTTACTGACCATCGAATCGGCTTAACGATTCAAAAGCTAGATCAAATCCTACAAGGTAAGTTAGATGATTTCATCAATGCCTTAGTGATGGAAGATCAGGCGCAAAAGATGGAGGCAGCTGAGTAA
- the murA gene encoding UDP-N-acetylglucosamine 1-carboxyvinyltransferase yields the protein MEKLLIEGGRALNGTIRVSGAKNSAVALIPATILADTPVTIGGVPNISDVKMLGDLLEEIGGKVTYGQEEEMVVDPSNMVAMPLPNGKVKKLRASYYLMGAMLGRFKKAVIGLPGGCHLGPRPIDQHIKGFEALGAHVTNEQGAIYLRADELRGARIYLDVVSVGATINIMLAAVRAKGRTVIENAAKEPEIIDVATLLTSMGARIKGAGTDVIRIDGVDSLHGCHHTIIPDRIEAGTYMILGAASGGEVTVDNVIPQHLESVTAKLREAGVQVETNDDQIKVNGNRRLKVVDIKTLVYPGFATDLQQPFTTLLTKAHGTGVVTDTIYGARFKHIDELRRMNAQIKVEGRSAIVTGPVLLQGAKVKASDLRAGASLVIAGLMADGITEVTGLEHIDRGYENIVDKLKGLGANIWREQMTEQEIEELKNA from the coding sequence ATGGAAAAATTGCTAATTGAAGGCGGAAGAGCTTTAAATGGAACAATTCGAGTGAGTGGTGCGAAAAACAGCGCTGTTGCACTAATTCCAGCGACAATTTTAGCAGATACTCCAGTAACCATTGGTGGAGTTCCTAATATTTCGGACGTGAAAATGTTAGGAGACTTACTAGAGGAAATTGGAGGGAAAGTAACATATGGGCAGGAGGAAGAGATGGTAGTCGATCCTTCTAACATGGTTGCGATGCCTTTACCAAATGGAAAAGTGAAAAAGTTGCGTGCTTCTTATTATTTAATGGGTGCGATGCTTGGTCGTTTTAAAAAAGCTGTTATTGGGCTTCCAGGTGGATGTCATTTAGGACCGAGGCCGATTGATCAGCATATTAAAGGGTTTGAAGCGTTAGGTGCACATGTTACGAATGAACAAGGTGCTATCTATTTAAGAGCAGATGAATTGCGCGGGGCGCGTATTTATTTAGACGTTGTTAGTGTAGGGGCTACGATTAATATTATGCTAGCAGCTGTCCGAGCAAAAGGTAGAACTGTTATTGAAAATGCAGCGAAAGAACCCGAGATTATTGATGTAGCTACATTGTTAACAAGCATGGGAGCACGCATTAAAGGTGCTGGTACAGATGTAATCCGAATTGATGGTGTGGACTCACTGCATGGTTGTCACCATACTATCATTCCAGATCGTATTGAGGCTGGTACGTATATGATTTTAGGAGCGGCATCAGGAGGAGAAGTAACAGTTGATAATGTTATTCCTCAGCATTTAGAGTCAGTTACTGCAAAGCTAAGAGAAGCTGGTGTTCAAGTTGAAACGAACGATGATCAAATTAAAGTGAACGGTAATAGAAGGTTAAAAGTAGTTGATATAAAAACGCTTGTATATCCAGGTTTCGCAACAGATTTACAACAGCCGTTTACGACGCTTTTAACAAAGGCGCACGGGACGGGAGTTGTAACGGATACAATTTACGGCGCTCGTTTCAAACATATTGATGAATTACGTCGTATGAATGCACAAATTAAAGTAGAAGGTCGTTCGGCAATTGTAACTGGTCCTGTTTTATTACAAGGTGCAAAAGTGAAGGCGAGTGACTTACGAGCTGGGGCTTCGCTTGTTATTGCAGGATTAATGGCGGATGGAATTACCGAAGTAACCGGACTTGAGCATATTGATCGAGGTTATGAAAATATAGTAGACAAGCTTAAAGGGCTTGGTGCAAACATTTGGCGAGAACAAATGACAGAGCAAGAAATTGAAGAGCTGAAGAACGCATAA
- the rho gene encoding transcription termination factor Rho, producing MNLSIAALENMKLKELYELAKEFKISYYSKLTKKELIFAILKARAEKEGFFFMEGVLEIIQSEGFGFLRPINYSPSSEDIYISASQIRRFDLRNGDKVSGKVRPPKENERYFGLLQVEAVNGDDPESAKERVHFPALTPLYPDRQMKLETEPKKLPTRIMDLIAPVGFGQRGLIVAPPKAGKTSLLKEIAHSVTTNHPEAELIVLLIDERPEEVTDIERSVKGDVVSSTFDEVPENHIKVAELVLERAMRLVEHKKDVIILMDSITRLARAYNLVIPPSGRTLSGGIDPAAFHRPKRFFGAARNIEEGGSLTILATALVDTGSRMDDVIYEEFKGTGNMELHLDRSLAERRIFPAIDIRRSGTRKEDLLIPKEHLDKLWGIRKTMRDTPDFVEGFLRKLRQTKTNEEFLQNIVADSKRYVTTK from the coding sequence ATGAATTTGTCAATTGCAGCATTAGAAAACATGAAATTAAAAGAGTTATACGAGCTTGCGAAAGAATTTAAGATTTCGTATTATAGCAAATTAACGAAAAAAGAATTAATCTTCGCCATTTTAAAAGCTCGAGCAGAAAAAGAAGGTTTCTTTTTCATGGAAGGCGTATTAGAAATTATTCAATCAGAAGGATTTGGATTCCTACGTCCTATCAACTATTCTCCAAGCTCAGAAGATATTTATATCTCAGCTTCGCAAATTCGTCGTTTCGATTTACGTAATGGAGATAAGGTTTCTGGTAAAGTACGACCTCCGAAAGAAAATGAACGCTATTTTGGATTATTACAAGTTGAAGCTGTAAACGGAGATGATCCAGAGTCAGCAAAAGAGCGTGTGCATTTCCCTGCATTAACACCATTATACCCAGATCGCCAAATGAAATTGGAAACGGAACCGAAAAAGTTACCGACACGCATCATGGATTTAATCGCACCAGTTGGATTTGGACAACGTGGTTTAATTGTTGCGCCTCCAAAGGCGGGTAAAACAAGTCTATTAAAAGAAATTGCACACAGTGTTACAACAAATCATCCAGAAGCAGAATTAATTGTGCTTCTAATTGATGAGCGTCCAGAGGAAGTAACAGACATTGAACGTTCTGTTAAGGGCGATGTTGTAAGTTCTACTTTTGATGAAGTACCAGAAAATCATATTAAAGTAGCTGAACTTGTGTTAGAACGTGCAATGCGTCTTGTAGAGCACAAAAAAGACGTTATCATTTTAATGGATAGTATTACCCGTTTAGCGCGAGCTTACAACCTCGTTATTCCGCCAAGTGGTAGAACATTATCGGGTGGTATCGACCCAGCGGCTTTCCATAGACCGAAGCGTTTCTTTGGGGCTGCGCGTAATATTGAAGAGGGCGGTAGCTTAACGATTTTAGCAACAGCGCTTGTTGATACAGGGTCTCGTATGGACGATGTAATTTACGAGGAATTTAAAGGAACTGGAAATATGGAACTTCACTTAGATCGCTCATTAGCTGAGCGTCGTATCTTCCCAGCGATTGATATTCGTCGCTCTGGTACGCGTAAAGAAGATCTATTAATTCCGAAAGAGCATTTAGACAAGTTGTGGGGTATTCGTAAAACAATGCGTGATACACCAGACTTCGTTGAAGGTTTCTTACGTAAACTTCGTCAAACAAAGACAAATGAAGAATTTTTACAAAACATTGTTGCAGACTCGAAAAGATATGTAACAACTAAGTAA
- a CDS encoding type B 50S ribosomal protein L31: MKAGIHPDYKKVVFMDTNTGFKFLSGSTKGSSETVEWEDGNTYPLLKVEISSDSHPFYTGRQKFATADGRVDRFNKKYGIK; encoded by the coding sequence ATGAAAGCAGGAATTCACCCAGATTACAAGAAAGTTGTATTCATGGACACAAACACAGGCTTCAAATTCTTAAGCGGGTCTACTAAAGGCTCTAGCGAAACTGTTGAGTGGGAAGATGGTAACACTTATCCATTACTAAAAGTTGAGATCAGTTCTGATTCTCACCCATTCTACACTGGACGTCAGAAGTTTGCTACTGCAGACGGACGCGTTGATCGCTTCAATAAGAAATACGGTATCAAGTAA